A single uncultured Methanolobus sp. DNA region contains:
- a CDS encoding cell surface lipoprotein: MTKKWLILITILMLAGVLVSGCADNADDTAMEEETVEETTAEEVQEDVTDVVGEGVDYGIRMEYYGMMKPSEIDINRGDTLVWTNLKPQNTFVLVSDDGLFEDHEMYVHDTYEYTFMNSGTYTFSVVDVPDMTLTVTVN; this comes from the coding sequence ATGACAAAAAAGTGGCTGATATTAATTACAATACTTATGCTTGCAGGCGTGCTTGTCAGCGGATGTGCCGACAACGCAGATGACACTGCAATGGAAGAAGAAACTGTAGAAGAGACAACAGCAGAAGAAGTTCAGGAAGATGTCACAGATGTCGTTGGTGAAGGAGTGGACTATGGTATCAGAATGGAATACTATGGTATGATGAAGCCTTCTGAAATTGACATAAACAGAGGCGACACTCTGGTATGGACAAACCTCAAACCACAGAACACATTCGTTCTTGTCAGCGATGACGGACTTTTTGAAGACCATGAAATGTATGTCCACGACACTTATGAATACACATTCATGAACAGTGGCACCTACACCTTCAGTGTTGTTGATGTCCCTGACATGACCCTTACAGTAACAGTCAACTGA
- a CDS encoding DUF1294 domain-containing protein, with amino-acid sequence METSFIILMYLLLVNVIGFYLMWADKRKAKKSAFRVPEKTLFMVAIIGGSVGSIAGMYRFRHKTKHSSFTIGMPLILLIQIYVLIRFMLP; translated from the coding sequence ATGGAAACATCCTTTATAATTCTTATGTATCTGTTGCTGGTAAATGTTATCGGATTTTACCTGATGTGGGCAGACAAAAGAAAAGCAAAAAAAAGTGCATTCAGGGTTCCTGAAAAGACCCTGTTCATGGTTGCGATAATAGGTGGCAGCGTAGGTTCTATTGCAGGAATGTACCGTTTCAGGCATAAGACAAAACACTCCTCTTTTACAATAGGAATGCCTCTTATACTGTTGATCCAGATCTATGTTCTGATACGCTTTATGCTGCCATAA
- a CDS encoding carboxymuconolactone decarboxylase family protein, with protein sequence MTDGTKDAKDVKGFQPRAVAYAKKMDDNFAEAVAGFYNSVWDEREGGLSKKQKHLLVFAIACSSQKTESAVKILQRLKKYGVTAQEIKDVMMIAAWTNGIQNFTNISPEVLKEMERLEF encoded by the coding sequence ATGACAGATGGAACAAAGGATGCAAAAGATGTGAAAGGATTCCAGCCAAGAGCTGTGGCCTATGCAAAAAAGATGGACGATAATTTCGCTGAAGCTGTGGCAGGTTTTTACAATTCCGTATGGGATGAAAGAGAAGGCGGACTTTCCAAAAAGCAGAAACATCTCCTGGTATTTGCAATCGCATGCTCCAGCCAGAAAACAGAAAGTGCGGTTAAGATCCTCCAGAGACTTAAGAAATATGGCGTGACCGCACAGGAAATAAAAGACGTAATGATGATAGCGGCCTGGACCAATGGAATACAGAATTTTACCAATATCAGCCCTGAAGTCCTTAAAGAGATGGAAAGACTGGAGTTCTAA
- a CDS encoding DUF123 domain-containing protein produces MQDKRKFPDISEKGVYCLIFRNRNCVLDAGSLKNIEFSKGYHVYVGSALGSGGLKRLKRHVLLSLEKNKKPRWHVDYLSVSQEFELVSVVYSITDKPVECELAEKLMSGLKDSVRGFGAGDCSCSSYLLYSKKRPLNLVKDTFNASGLKFKVAHFS; encoded by the coding sequence ATGCAGGACAAAAGAAAATTCCCTGACATTTCCGAAAAAGGTGTTTACTGCCTTATATTCAGAAACAGGAATTGTGTTCTTGACGCAGGTAGTCTCAAAAATATCGAGTTTTCAAAAGGTTACCATGTATATGTCGGTTCTGCACTTGGCAGCGGAGGTCTGAAAAGGCTGAAAAGACACGTGCTGCTCTCACTGGAGAAAAACAAAAAACCACGCTGGCATGTGGATTATCTCTCAGTTTCACAGGAATTTGAACTTGTCTCCGTTGTGTATTCAATAACTGACAAACCGGTTGAATGTGAGCTTGCAGAAAAACTGATGTCCGGGTTGAAAGATTCGGTCCGGGGATTTGGAGCGGGTGATTGCAGTTGTTCTTCGTATTTACTTTACAGTAAAAAACGTCCGCTCAATCTGGTAAAAGACACATTCAATGCATCAGGCTTGAAATTTAAAGTTGCACACTTTTCATGA
- a CDS encoding DUF2278 family protein, producing MSLENYGILKGKPKDCRRGKGSSAHYQILVDDGKNEHRIAVNINSKVSPSELLYFADNNFSHPIIEKLVDLEMGYKNLDRSSRELRLDYVRGGLFDPSKMVPLKCDVPGPSNDLNELIQKYVEKAAMYDGVIYAFGERWGPESFLPDSFFGFRPGSGIHDIHMNQGNSEKWQDDDAPYQDGGLLIYLPEEDRWVAIFLAFQSQSFNTDDMTGHSLPDVPKAPEVSEPSSPACEIKEPKEPESVEDGSVFIVGALVNPDGVDSGKESVTLFNASPKQIDLAGWSIEDASGRRSKLKGKIRAGSGTRILFSGKGVILPNSGGTISLYDAHSNLIHEVKYSSREVRSGWTIVF from the coding sequence ATGTCTCTTGAAAATTACGGGATATTGAAAGGTAAACCAAAAGACTGCAGACGAGGAAAGGGCAGTAGTGCTCATTACCAGATACTTGTCGATGATGGAAAAAATGAACACCGCATAGCTGTGAACATTAATTCAAAAGTGTCTCCGTCTGAATTGCTTTATTTTGCAGATAATAATTTCAGTCATCCTATAATTGAAAAGCTTGTTGATCTTGAAATGGGTTACAAAAACCTTGACCGTTCATCAAGAGAGCTGCGTTTAGATTATGTCCGTGGAGGACTTTTTGATCCATCAAAAATGGTTCCTCTGAAATGTGATGTTCCCGGTCCTTCTAATGACCTTAATGAACTGATCCAGAAATACGTGGAGAAAGCCGCTATGTATGACGGTGTTATCTATGCTTTCGGAGAAAGATGGGGTCCGGAGTCATTTTTACCAGACAGTTTCTTTGGTTTCAGACCCGGAAGCGGGATCCACGATATTCATATGAATCAGGGAAATTCTGAAAAATGGCAGGACGATGATGCACCGTACCAGGATGGCGGTCTGCTCATCTATTTACCTGAAGAGGACCGCTGGGTTGCTATTTTCCTTGCATTCCAGTCCCAGAGCTTTAACACCGATGATATGACAGGACACAGTTTGCCTGATGTTCCAAAAGCTCCCGAAGTTTCTGAACCTTCATCTCCTGCATGTGAGATAAAAGAACCAAAAGAACCCGAGTCTGTAGAGGATGGCTCAGTGTTTATTGTAGGGGCACTTGTAAATCCTGATGGAGTGGATTCAGGTAAAGAATCAGTGACACTTTTCAATGCATCACCAAAACAAATAGACCTTGCAGGCTGGTCCATAGAAGATGCATCCGGTCGCAGGTCAAAGCTTAAAGGCAAGATCCGTGCCGGTTCCGGTACAAGAATACTGTTCTCCGGAAAAGGGGTGATCCTTCCTAACAGTGGTGGAACTATCAGTCTTTATGATGCTCATAGCAACCTTATACATGAAGTGAAGTACAGCAGCAGAGAGGTCAGGTCCGGCTGGACTATTGTTTTCTGA